A region from the uncultured Draconibacterium sp. genome encodes:
- the pulA gene encoding type I pullulanase translates to MRNWKFNHIDFSTYPGYKGKDLGVFWSPEKTTVKIWAPTANIVELRLYKDGVRGDAYYKTNLQKKEDGIWATVLTGDYDGKFYTFRVNDGEWLEEVPGIYARCVGANGLRGMIYNPNSTNPENWVYDNGPRFKSFTDAVIYETHVRDFSIAENSGISNKGKFLGFTEEGTKSPEGLKTGLDHLKELGITHVHLLPVNDFVTVDEEKPFEKYNWGYDPMHYNALEGSFATDASDGRKRIAEFKQLVKALHSNGIGVIMDVVFNHTYYAKESVFNQVVPGYFYRQKEDGSFANASGCGNELASEREMVRKYIIDSLKYWVEEFHVDGFRFDLMGIHDIKTMQDIRVALNEIDKGLFVYGEGWAADQSPMPEELRAVKRNTSELKGIASFNDDFRDALKGNHGDKKSKGFVSGLGLREEAIKFGITAAVHHPEVNYGYIDSVHSAWAAEPDQCINYVSCHDNYTLWDKLKQSLPKAGNEELRKRVKLAAALILTSQGVPLLHAGVDFCRTKGGNGNSYKSPDSVNQIDWSRKNEFIDVFEYFQKLIQLRKNHPAFRLPRAELIRRDLRFCAEYKIGVVSYCLDGSAVNDSWKKMFLLFNGNTETAELPLPEGQFKVVVNANMIDEDGLEVVEAFVSVDPISFKMLVQAEKG, encoded by the coding sequence TGGGTGTATTTTGGTCGCCTGAAAAGACCACGGTAAAAATTTGGGCACCCACCGCTAATATTGTAGAGCTGCGCCTATATAAAGATGGTGTGCGTGGAGATGCCTACTATAAAACCAACCTTCAAAAAAAGGAAGATGGGATATGGGCAACAGTGCTTACCGGGGATTACGACGGAAAATTTTATACGTTTCGGGTAAACGATGGTGAATGGCTGGAAGAGGTGCCCGGAATTTACGCTCGCTGTGTTGGCGCCAATGGTTTACGCGGAATGATTTATAATCCCAATTCTACAAATCCTGAAAACTGGGTGTACGACAATGGGCCGAGGTTTAAAAGCTTTACCGATGCTGTAATTTACGAAACTCATGTGCGCGATTTTTCTATCGCCGAAAATTCGGGAATTAGCAACAAAGGCAAGTTTCTGGGGTTTACCGAAGAAGGAACAAAGTCGCCTGAGGGATTAAAAACAGGTCTCGACCATCTAAAAGAGCTTGGAATTACCCATGTGCATTTATTGCCCGTAAACGATTTTGTTACCGTTGATGAAGAAAAGCCATTTGAAAAATACAACTGGGGTTACGACCCAATGCATTATAATGCTTTGGAAGGGTCGTTTGCAACCGATGCAAGCGATGGGCGTAAACGAATAGCAGAGTTTAAACAGTTAGTTAAAGCCTTGCATAGTAATGGAATAGGCGTAATTATGGATGTGGTTTTTAATCACACCTATTATGCAAAAGAGTCGGTTTTTAACCAGGTGGTTCCCGGGTATTTTTACCGCCAAAAAGAAGATGGATCGTTTGCCAATGCCTCAGGGTGTGGCAACGAGCTGGCATCGGAGCGCGAAATGGTTCGAAAATATATTATCGATTCGTTAAAATACTGGGTGGAAGAATTTCATGTGGATGGTTTCCGTTTCGACCTGATGGGGATTCATGATATAAAAACCATGCAAGACATACGGGTGGCCTTGAATGAAATTGATAAGGGCCTGTTTGTTTATGGCGAAGGTTGGGCAGCCGACCAGAGTCCAATGCCCGAAGAGTTACGGGCAGTAAAACGAAATACGTCCGAATTAAAAGGTATTGCAAGCTTTAACGATGATTTCAGAGATGCTTTAAAAGGAAACCATGGAGATAAAAAATCGAAGGGTTTTGTAAGTGGACTCGGCTTGCGAGAGGAAGCAATAAAGTTTGGAATTACCGCTGCTGTTCATCACCCGGAAGTAAACTACGGTTATATTGATTCAGTGCATTCGGCATGGGCTGCCGAACCAGACCAATGTATAAACTATGTGTCGTGCCACGATAATTATACGCTTTGGGATAAATTAAAACAAAGCTTGCCAAAAGCCGGCAACGAGGAACTGCGTAAACGTGTAAAACTGGCAGCAGCGTTGATTTTAACCTCTCAGGGGGTGCCGCTTTTACATGCAGGTGTAGATTTTTGCCGAACAAAAGGAGGGAATGGAAATTCCTATAAATCACCCGACTCGGTAAACCAGATAGACTGGAGCCGAAAGAATGAGTTTATCGACGTTTTTGAATATTTTCAAAAGCTTATTCAGCTAAGGAAAAATCATCCGGCCTTTCGCTTACCTCGGGCCGAGTTAATTCGCAGAGACCTGCGTTTTTGTGCCGAGTATAAAATTGGAGTTGTATCGTATTGCCTTGATGGCAGCGCAGTAAACGACAGCTGGAAAAAAATGTTTTTGCTTTTTAATGGAAACACCGAAACCGCTGAGCTTCCATTGCCTGAAGGCCAGTTTAAAGTGGTGGTTAATGCCAACATGATTGACGAAGATGGTTTGGAGGTGGTTGAAGCGTTTGTTTCTGTTGATCCTATTTCTTTTAAAATGCTTGTTCAGGCAGAAAAGGGATGA